From Erigeron canadensis isolate Cc75 chromosome 5, C_canadensis_v1, whole genome shotgun sequence:
CGCCTTCAACCGACGACCCGACCCAATTACACGACTCGTTACCACACTTGCCGTCCTTTTCCGCGATCCTCCTACGTGAGCTTTTGCCAATTCTTAAAATTTCGGACCTTGTGAACCCACCCGAGAAGTGTGTGGTTTGTTTGTACGAGTTTGATGAGGATGACGAAATACGCGGGTTGAGTAATTGCAAACATGTGTTTCATAAATCTTGTATTGACAAATGGATGGAACATGACCGAAAAACATGCCCACTTTGTCGGATGCCGTTTTTATGTGATGATTTGCAAGATTCGTTTAATGAAAGGTTGTGGGCTGCTTCTGGTATTGTTGATTATCATTATCATGATGATGATACGTCGTCATTCATTGTTGATGcttaattaatgtatataattaatttggaattatttttcttaattaaactgtttttttttggtGTAGATTGATTTGTTAACTAAATTCATAAGTctgtttgtattttaatttagaCTCTCGTTTGTTTGACtgtgattttaaaatttgtttttattacatACGTACGTACTTAATGCTATCttaccaaattaaaatgagtttTTACACATAATCGGGTAAACCGTAAACGTATATATAGCTCTTGTTGAAAACCTAGCTATGAGTTAGTAATTACTAGACGCATGTCCGCACGATATATATGTCAGAGATGGTGGTAGCAGCGGCAGTGTGGTTGTGGCGGTTGCGGCAACGCTGGTGATGTGATTATtagtgtaaatgtaattgaatAAAAAAGGGTAGTGTAGTTATGTTAAGGTCTAAGAtttatattaggtagagatatttaatttaattgataaaaaaaaaaaggaaaataagtatatatgaaataacttctttgaaaaaaaaatagaggagGGCAGTTTCTTTACTAAGTAGTATAGATTTAGATTAACACAATTGACATCTAACATTTAAAAAGGAACAATTCAAATAGATGTAACTTTCACCTTTAATTGATATATAGTCATTGTTTGCTAACGACACTATTTAATCTTAAGCTATCTCATGTTAGAGAATGAACTCTGGACTTTATTACAAAAGACAAAGGGTTTTACCAAATAAACTAACCGCACATTGATCAAATGCAAAAGGGATCGATCTATTCATTCTTTAGTGATCGTCGTTTAACAATCTAATAAAAATTTTCACTAACTATATTATACGGAGTACTATTTATCATTGATTAATCTCCTATAAATATGAATCATGCGTATTGGTGAAAGAtgaaaaaaagattttgataaAACCATGgttaatatgttttaaaatgGGTAAATATAAAGTGTCAAGCTAGTCTTTATTATTGACATTGTTTTCCTGATATATTGTTTATTACATTTGGTGTGTAATTCAAAAACTGATCgtgtaatattatttttgttatcaaagaaaataATACTGAGTAGTAATTATCAAGCCTTCTGTAGTGAACTAGTGATGGTTTCTCGTGGCCTATGTTGATGAATTCACttataaatccaaaaatataaGTTCTATGGTTCTCTTAAGTCTTAACTATATTTATTCAATTccatttgattttgaaaattttacacGGTGACGACGGTTCATCATAGTTTTACGTACGTACGTCTCTACGAAAAATGTTTTCCTTTTAGAGATGaccaaatttataaatttaaaaaagttttttaaaaaaaaagggttaatgTTGGACTgtattatacaatttttttatacccTTAACATACAAGATAAGGCTAATTGTTGACAAATGTCTTGCACATAGCTAGATATCTAAGATTTTTAATATAGtgcatgtttttatatataaaacaataaagGGTACAAACTGATGAGGTATTAAAGAATGAATTGATCAATTCTTTGTGGCCGTGCGGGCTATTTAgcctttatatataaaagaattattCGGTCATCCTATCCTAAATAGCAATGACAGTTTGGGCTAACAGCATACtttattctaaaagtgtaatatttttcaaaattacaaaGAAAGTTATACAAATAACAACTTTAGGGCTGAAACATG
This genomic window contains:
- the LOC122600948 gene encoding brassinosteroid-responsive RING protein 1-like, which encodes MGFPNGYADLFIPKLIVHVITLLNLTQTFISYILHFMGLEADFITFESPSTDDPTQLHDSLPHLPSFSAILLRELLPILKISDLVNPPEKCVVCLYEFDEDDEIRGLSNCKHVFHKSCIDKWMEHDRKTCPLCRMPFLCDDLQDSFNERLWAASGIVDYHYHDDDTSSFIVDA